A genomic region of Psychrobacter sp. M13 contains the following coding sequences:
- a CDS encoding GFA family protein, with protein MKGHCLCGNVTIELEDINTFEACHCGMCRRWGSGPLMAIHSHSKPDIAGEASMTVYPSSDWAERAFCHTCGTNLYYHQLGSETYVLSLGLFQDQPNLKFESQIFIDKKPEYYEFANDTENLTQQQLFDKFAQKGITTPE; from the coding sequence ATGAAAGGTCATTGTCTGTGCGGTAATGTGACGATTGAACTAGAAGATATTAATACTTTTGAAGCTTGTCATTGCGGTATGTGCAGGCGTTGGGGCAGCGGTCCATTAATGGCTATACATAGTCATAGCAAACCTGATATTGCAGGTGAGGCGTCTATGACCGTTTACCCTTCATCAGACTGGGCAGAGCGCGCGTTTTGTCATACTTGTGGCACTAACCTTTATTATCATCAGCTTGGCTCTGAGACTTACGTGCTCTCATTAGGCCTATTCCAAGATCAACCTAATTTAAAATTTGAGAGTCAGATATTTATTGATAAAAAGCCAGAGTATTATGAGTTTGCTAATGACACCGAGAATTTAACCCAGCAGCAATTATTTGATAAATTTGCGCAAAAAGGCATTACGACGCCTGAATAA
- the dps gene encoding DNA starvation/stationary phase protection protein Dps, with protein sequence MRERYASGIDDATAEKMIDLLNANLANVIDLTLDGKQCHWNLQGSGFIGVHQLLDDTAERIREVSDAIAERIVILGGMPNGLARRVAKDSVLDDYPTNITEVDDHVREITNRYKKVAVKLREAIDAAGDAGDEDTADLFTEASRIVDKDAWFIGANAPKK encoded by the coding sequence ATGAGAGAACGTTACGCAAGTGGAATAGATGATGCAACCGCTGAGAAAATGATCGATTTGTTAAATGCTAATTTAGCTAACGTCATTGATTTAACTCTAGACGGCAAACAGTGCCATTGGAATTTGCAAGGTAGTGGTTTCATCGGTGTACATCAGTTATTAGATGACACAGCTGAGCGTATTCGCGAAGTATCTGATGCTATCGCAGAGCGTATCGTCATTTTAGGCGGTATGCCAAATGGTTTAGCTCGTCGTGTGGCTAAAGATTCTGTTTTGGATGACTATCCAACCAATATCACTGAAGTTGATGATCATGTTCGCGAAATAACCAACCGCTATAAAAAAGTAGCTGTCAAATTACGTGAAGCTATTGATGCGGCAGGTGATGCTGGCGATGAAGATACTGCTGACTTATTCACAGAAGCCAGTCGTATTGTTGATAAAGATGCTTGGTTCATCGGTGCCAACGCGCCAAAGAAATAA
- a CDS encoding DUF2059 domain-containing protein, with the protein MKSLLKNTMFAMSLSISAMIAVPTLSAQAAVPTDSSLMQLIKVTKTLEMMNDMTSSSAMTEQVMQGMLAALPNKELNKNEQQQYDAIISKYSKEISSSMNVQSYNQQIIDLYVESAKQHFNQQEVDAQVTFYSSEIGQSIIDKQPAMMADYMKKITSQVMPIMMQASIEKMQSIIPRMQADIEDLMSEK; encoded by the coding sequence ATGAAATCTCTACTGAAAAACACTATGTTTGCTATGTCTTTGAGTATAAGCGCAATGATAGCGGTGCCAACCTTATCTGCACAAGCTGCTGTACCGACTGACAGCTCATTAATGCAACTCATCAAAGTAACAAAGACACTCGAGATGATGAATGATATGACTAGCAGTAGCGCGATGACTGAACAAGTCATGCAAGGTATGCTAGCGGCATTACCAAACAAAGAGCTAAATAAAAACGAGCAACAACAGTACGATGCTATTATAAGCAAATATAGCAAAGAGATATCTAGTAGCATGAATGTGCAAAGCTATAACCAGCAAATTATCGACCTTTATGTAGAGTCTGCAAAACAACACTTTAATCAGCAAGAAGTTGATGCGCAAGTCACTTTTTATAGCAGTGAAATAGGCCAGAGTATTATTGATAAACAGCCGGCTATGATGGCAGACTATATGAAGAAAATTACTTCACAAGTTATGCCTATTATGATGCAAGCGAGCATAGAAAAAATGCAGAGCATCATACCGCGTATGCAAGCAGATATTGAAGATCTAATGAGTGAAAAATAA
- a CDS encoding DUF2059 domain-containing protein, whose protein sequence is MNFHFKTTSSVAVISIAMTLALTQAHAELVISEPNQNFSSALQNTSSQSQVYHTQFINSQLPSETSIIKLMQVLHIDEQITAIINGQQAAIDVITAQTNNANKQSAGDKLNKRQRELQTKIQQILGQYGEIITGGVDEATDVETMTQAYISAAKTYYTQAEVDAQIAFYDTPIGQSILDKQPQVTAAFLQQSLPKDMDLKKTKEQLNELIPQMKQIIKDIL, encoded by the coding sequence ATGAATTTTCATTTTAAAACTACATCATCAGTCGCTGTCATATCGATTGCAATGACACTAGCTCTAACTCAAGCCCATGCTGAATTAGTCATTAGCGAGCCAAATCAGAACTTTAGTAGCGCATTGCAAAATACTAGCTCACAAAGTCAAGTTTACCATACGCAATTTATTAACAGTCAATTGCCATCAGAGACATCTATCATCAAGCTGATGCAAGTGCTGCATATCGATGAGCAAATAACCGCTATTATCAACGGTCAGCAAGCCGCTATTGACGTGATTACTGCTCAAACCAATAATGCTAACAAGCAGAGCGCAGGTGATAAGTTAAATAAGCGTCAACGTGAGCTACAGACCAAAATCCAACAAATTTTAGGACAGTATGGAGAAATAATTACAGGGGGCGTTGATGAGGCAACTGACGTTGAGACAATGACTCAGGCTTACATTAGCGCGGCAAAAACGTACTATACTCAGGCAGAGGTCGATGCACAGATTGCATTTTATGATACACCGATAGGGCAAAGTATTTTGGATAAGCAGCCGCAAGTCACTGCTGCGTTTTTGCAGCAGTCGCTACCTAAAGATATGGATTTGAAAAAGACTAAAGAGCAGTTGAATGAGTTGATACCACAAATGAAGCAAATTATTAAAGATATATTATAA
- a CDS encoding acyl-CoA thioesterase: protein MSQANTSTSAKKAPLNHELYMSVLMTPDMANFIGNVHGGDLLKMLDQVAYACASRYSGSYVVTLSVDQVMFREPIYVGELVTFAASVNYVGRTSMEVGIRVESEDVRARTIRHTNSCYFTMVAIDDNGKPTPIPPLEIKNPMQQCRFDAALDRKKMHMEGSARTSCEISTMVGELVNDHEKNTDKDSI, encoded by the coding sequence ATGTCACAAGCTAACACTTCAACCAGTGCCAAAAAAGCGCCACTCAATCATGAACTCTATATGTCAGTACTAATGACGCCTGATATGGCTAACTTCATTGGTAATGTCCATGGTGGTGATTTACTCAAAATGCTCGATCAGGTCGCATATGCTTGCGCTAGTCGTTATAGCGGTAGTTATGTCGTCACATTATCAGTCGATCAAGTCATGTTCCGCGAGCCTATCTATGTGGGTGAGCTGGTGACCTTTGCCGCTAGTGTCAATTATGTCGGCAGAACCTCGATGGAGGTGGGTATTCGTGTTGAGTCAGAAGATGTACGCGCACGGACCATTCGCCATACCAATAGCTGTTATTTTACGATGGTCGCAATCGACGATAATGGCAAGCCAACACCTATTCCGCCACTTGAAATAAAGAACCCTATGCAGCAATGCCGTTTTGATGCTGCTCTAGATCGTAAAAAGATGCATATGGAAGGATCAGCTCGTACTAGCTGTGAGATATCGACTATGGTTGGTGAATTGGTCAATGACCACGAAAAAAATACTGACAAAGACAGCATCTAA
- a CDS encoding DUF2177 family protein: MGYTFVYLVAVAMFLGVDFVWLSTMKGAFYEERIGHLLADEPNMMAAAVFYMFYILALCIIVLYPQIKAQASIGHIFLLGGLLGLMAYGTYDFTNLALYKGFTLDTALVDFTWGGILTGTVSAGTAWLAYRFRWLQKPTSA, encoded by the coding sequence ATGGGCTATACGTTTGTTTATCTTGTTGCCGTTGCTATGTTTTTAGGCGTCGACTTCGTCTGGCTGTCGACGATGAAAGGGGCTTTTTATGAAGAGCGTATAGGTCATCTTTTAGCGGATGAACCTAACATGATGGCTGCTGCCGTGTTCTATATGTTTTATATCTTAGCGCTATGTATTATCGTTCTCTATCCACAGATAAAAGCACAGGCTTCAATCGGGCATATTTTTCTATTGGGCGGTTTACTAGGCCTAATGGCCTATGGTACTTACGACTTTACTAATTTGGCGTTATATAAAGGCTTTACCCTTGATACTGCTTTGGTAGACTTTACTTGGGGTGGCATCTTAACAGGTACAGTTAGTGCTGGCACGGCTTGGTTAGCATACCGTTTCCGCTGGTTGCAGAAGCCTACTTCAGCTTAA
- a CDS encoding cyclopropane-fatty-acyl-phospholipid synthase family protein, with the protein MPARPTDRKPSSKLAKLNARLSKTINSSAVLAPVSLSINHLARKAIFQALKHLQFGRLTLIEDFDEAMPNTQTFGNKAGIDSGNPVDSYNKGSSAVGRHSLQVTLTIHDISVYRQLLFGGSIALADSYINGEWDTDDLTGLIRMAARNLAVLNKLENRFAGVSKAFEKAKHQLRNNDQTNAKSNILAHYDLGNAMYERFLDATMMYSSAVYLTPETALRDAQQHKLGLICQRLQLTADDHVIEIGTGWGGFAIYAAQHYGCQVTTTTISDAQYQEAQRRVNAAGLEDKITLLKQDYRELTGHYDKLVSIEMIEAVGHEYLPTFFAKCNDLLKPTGLMVLQAITFNDQNYQEYLGSVDFIQTHIFPGGCLLSNQELNTQFTEQTDMVIKQLHDYGFDYAYTLRDWREAFMAQRIEIQALGYDDAFIRLWEFYFCYCEGGFLERTIGVVQVTAVKPDNIDTLHFSDLPAADISDKPIDNVINKRSAPSSAAAFG; encoded by the coding sequence ATGCCAGCACGTCCAACCGATCGTAAGCCTAGCTCGAAACTTGCCAAGTTGAATGCTCGCTTGAGTAAAACTATTAATAGTAGTGCTGTATTAGCCCCTGTCAGCCTTAGTATTAATCACTTGGCTCGAAAAGCGATATTTCAAGCACTAAAGCATCTGCAATTTGGCCGCTTAACACTCATTGAAGATTTCGATGAAGCGATGCCTAATACACAGACCTTTGGTAATAAAGCTGGTATTGATAGTGGAAATCCTGTTGATAGCTATAATAAGGGCAGCTCAGCAGTAGGTCGACATTCGCTGCAAGTCACCTTAACTATTCATGATATCAGTGTCTATCGTCAGCTGTTGTTTGGCGGTTCAATTGCCCTTGCTGATAGCTATATCAATGGCGAGTGGGATACGGATGACTTGACGGGGCTTATCCGTATGGCCGCGCGTAACCTTGCCGTGCTTAATAAACTTGAGAACCGTTTTGCAGGGGTTAGCAAAGCGTTCGAGAAGGCCAAGCATCAACTGCGCAATAATGATCAGACCAATGCAAAATCTAATATCTTGGCGCATTACGATTTGGGCAATGCGATGTACGAGCGGTTTTTAGACGCCACTATGATGTATTCATCTGCCGTCTATTTAACGCCAGAGACTGCGCTTAGGGATGCCCAGCAGCATAAGTTGGGGCTAATATGTCAGCGCCTGCAACTGACAGCGGACGATCATGTGATCGAAATAGGTACAGGCTGGGGCGGTTTTGCGATTTATGCGGCTCAGCATTACGGCTGTCAAGTAACTACGACTACTATCTCAGATGCTCAGTATCAAGAGGCACAGCGACGGGTTAATGCTGCAGGGCTAGAAGATAAAATCACTTTACTCAAGCAAGATTATCGTGAGCTGACGGGACATTATGACAAGCTGGTGAGCATTGAGATGATTGAGGCGGTCGGTCATGAGTATCTGCCGACGTTCTTTGCCAAATGTAATGATCTGCTGAAGCCTACAGGACTAATGGTACTACAAGCTATTACCTTTAATGATCAAAATTATCAAGAGTATCTAGGCTCTGTTGACTTTATTCAGACCCACATTTTCCCTGGTGGTTGCCTGCTATCTAATCAAGAGCTGAATACTCAGTTCACTGAGCAGACCGATATGGTCATCAAGCAATTGCATGATTATGGCTTTGATTATGCTTATACCTTACGCGATTGGCGCGAGGCCTTTATGGCGCAGCGTATAGAGATTCAAGCGCTTGGCTATGATGATGCCTTTATCCGCCTATGGGAGTTTTACTTTTGCTATTGTGAAGGTGGGTTTTTGGAGCGTACCATCGGTGTAGTTCAGGTCACAGCAGTTAAGCCAGATAATATAGACACCCTACATTTTTCAGATTTGCCAGCTGCTGATATATCAGATAAGCCTATTGATAATGTCATTAACAAGCGTAGTGCACCTAGCAGTGCTGCTGCATTTGGCTAA
- a CDS encoding DUF1365 domain-containing protein, with translation MPADSSDIALLDQSPNNSLNSLEAVPHQLFHGTTWHSRLLPSVHKFAYPYRYWGVNITALAAGQALPEVALSIEGSVKPKKSFKSKLLNSCTLNHKLLQKLPLFSAQHKAVQQFCASDYLQAPDKDDSKHKENGDKSSNSSKSKAKSFKSSSLPLANEQLLGRLNEAFITQTDSAPTGDIIGMLVCRNAGMYFSPVNFYLGFDNEQNPSHLLAEVSNTPWDKRHYYGFLLDGANSEFCYDKNFHVSPFNPVDQLYRWQVKVNRQQDSLLQDCLNVRIAIDISDARGEVLKTGIKMTGVPMTANTIRQSLRANPLMNLTSLTRIYWHAFNLYAIKKVPYVGYDEKLVDSKQNQKS, from the coding sequence ATGCCTGCTGATTCATCTGATATCGCCTTGCTTGACCAGTCACCTAATAACTCACTAAATAGTTTAGAAGCTGTGCCTCATCAACTGTTTCACGGGACGACATGGCACAGTCGTTTGTTGCCTAGCGTGCACAAGTTTGCTTATCCGTATCGTTATTGGGGTGTCAATATTACGGCTCTAGCTGCTGGACAAGCGTTGCCAGAGGTCGCTTTATCGATAGAGGGGTCAGTAAAACCTAAAAAATCCTTCAAGTCTAAATTGTTAAATAGCTGTACGTTGAACCATAAGTTATTACAAAAGCTGCCTTTATTTTCAGCGCAGCATAAGGCTGTGCAACAGTTTTGCGCTAGTGATTATTTGCAAGCACCTGACAAAGACGATAGTAAGCATAAGGAGAATGGTGACAAAAGTAGCAATAGTAGTAAGTCTAAAGCTAAATCATTCAAATCTAGCTCATTACCGTTAGCCAACGAGCAGTTACTAGGGCGCTTAAATGAGGCATTTATTACGCAAACAGACAGTGCACCAACGGGCGATATAATAGGGATGCTGGTTTGTCGTAACGCAGGAATGTATTTTAGCCCCGTAAACTTTTATTTAGGCTTTGATAATGAGCAGAATCCCAGTCATCTATTGGCTGAGGTGTCGAATACCCCTTGGGATAAGCGCCATTATTATGGTTTTTTGTTAGATGGTGCAAATAGCGAGTTTTGTTACGATAAAAACTTTCATGTGTCACCTTTTAATCCTGTCGATCAGTTATATCGCTGGCAGGTTAAGGTGAATCGGCAGCAAGATAGTTTACTGCAAGATTGCCTGAATGTACGCATTGCTATCGATATTAGTGATGCGCGCGGTGAAGTGCTCAAAACTGGCATCAAGATGACAGGTGTGCCGATGACTGCCAACACGATACGTCAAAGCTTAAGAGCAAACCCACTCATGAACCTAACCTCATTAACGCGTATTTATTGGCATGCTTTTAATCTTTACGCTATCAAAAAAGTACCCTACGTGGGTTATGATGAAAAGCTGGTAGATAGTAAACAAAATCAAAAATCTTAA
- a CDS encoding NAD(P)/FAD-dependent oxidoreductase produces the protein MAFIRRKSAAKSAKSNDSNQPDNIATASADANLHRTSDTVARKRVAIVGSGVSGLTCAHYLAKLHEVTMFEANDYIGGHVNTIDVTLQQGKKSKAKFVENSAIDTGFIVFNERTYPNFFRLLHELQVPFQATDMSFSVKNTARNFEYNGHTINTLLSQRKNVMNPKFWRFLKDILQFNKHIQQLRKDFDAARAAGQDISQYTEQTLGGYLDSKRYGKLFTDNYLLPMVSAIWSTSLEEVQDFPLVFFAQFFDNHGLLDVVNRPQWFTIKGGSKQYVNKLIPRFIKAGGTVRINTPVQSIIRQNDKVIVNISTDSEAQQLEFDEVIFACHADTALRLLKDASSTESEVLSHFRFTPNTAVLHTDTSILPKKSLAWASWNYLIDEQANKDNTGQEQTDKDKIAKPMLTYHMNILQRLTKQHNYLVTLNTDIDEAQVIKRIDYSHPVFDKPMIAAQKQWSQISGGSLHTHFCGAYWFNGFHEDGVRSGLRVCQALGSTVTIEDEVDVSHLPDADSAHTPFRYRDLPVKADRSNRKLDKRQVITASTNQELNDYVKVLQPTADKYIAQKKQGLLSRFSLRKSAQ, from the coding sequence ATGGCATTTATCCGTCGTAAATCAGCAGCTAAATCTGCTAAGTCCAATGATTCAAACCAGCCTGATAATATAGCGACGGCTAGCGCTGATGCCAATTTGCATCGTACCAGTGATACGGTAGCTCGCAAACGTGTTGCTATCGTTGGTTCAGGGGTGTCAGGACTAACTTGCGCGCATTATCTCGCTAAGCTGCATGAGGTGACGATGTTTGAGGCTAACGATTATATCGGTGGTCATGTCAATACGATCGATGTCACCTTGCAACAGGGCAAAAAGTCAAAAGCTAAGTTTGTAGAGAATAGCGCCATCGACACGGGTTTTATTGTCTTTAATGAGCGCACTTATCCTAACTTCTTTCGTCTGCTACATGAGCTACAAGTACCGTTTCAAGCAACGGATATGAGTTTTTCAGTAAAGAACACCGCGCGAAATTTTGAATATAACGGTCATACGATTAATACTCTGTTATCGCAGCGTAAAAATGTAATGAATCCTAAATTCTGGCGCTTTTTAAAAGATATCTTGCAGTTCAATAAGCACATACAACAACTGCGTAAAGACTTTGATGCAGCGCGTGCAGCAGGGCAGGACATCAGCCAGTATACAGAGCAGACGCTAGGCGGTTATTTAGATAGTAAGCGCTACGGTAAGCTATTTACCGATAACTACCTGTTGCCTATGGTCTCGGCTATTTGGTCAACGAGCTTGGAGGAGGTGCAGGACTTTCCGTTAGTATTCTTCGCCCAGTTCTTTGATAATCATGGCTTATTGGATGTGGTCAACCGTCCGCAGTGGTTTACTATAAAAGGCGGCTCTAAACAGTACGTCAATAAGTTGATCCCACGCTTTATCAAAGCGGGTGGCACAGTACGGATTAATACACCTGTACAGTCGATTATCCGTCAAAACGATAAAGTAATTGTCAATATAAGCACTGATAGCGAAGCACAGCAATTAGAATTCGATGAAGTTATCTTCGCTTGTCATGCGGATACTGCGCTACGCTTGTTAAAAGATGCCAGCAGTACAGAGTCAGAAGTATTGAGCCATTTTCGTTTTACACCTAATACGGCAGTATTACACACTGATACCAGCATATTGCCTAAGAAGTCATTAGCATGGGCCAGTTGGAACTACTTGATAGACGAGCAAGCAAATAAAGACAACACAGGGCAAGAGCAAACAGACAAAGATAAAATTGCAAAACCCATGCTCACTTATCATATGAATATCTTACAGCGTTTGACCAAACAGCATAATTATTTGGTTACCTTAAATACTGATATTGATGAGGCTCAAGTGATTAAGCGTATTGATTATAGTCATCCTGTCTTTGATAAGCCAATGATCGCTGCGCAAAAGCAATGGTCACAAATATCAGGCGGTAGCTTGCACACGCATTTTTGTGGTGCGTATTGGTTTAATGGCTTTCATGAAGACGGTGTGCGTAGCGGGCTGCGGGTTTGTCAGGCACTAGGAAGCACAGTCACTATCGAAGATGAAGTAGACGTCAGCCATCTGCCTGATGCTGATAGTGCTCATACGCCATTTCGCTATCGTGATCTACCCGTAAAAGCGGACAGATCCAATCGTAAACTCGATAAGCGCCAAGTTATAACGGCTAGCACCAATCAAGAGCTAAATGACTATGTGAAAGTCTTACAGCCTACTGCCGATAAATATATTGCGCAAAAAAAGCAAGGGCTGTTATCAAGATTTAGCTTAAGGAAGTCTGCACAATAA
- a CDS encoding SDR family NAD(P)-dependent oxidoreductase translates to MTNSNKADFNKKLHIVITGATSGIGKQLAQDYLSADHHIYAVGRDDEALKELKALGATPIDLDLMDRDKVIEAFAKIEHIDLAICGAGACEYLDMPNFDSEVFMKVMSINMGTLSHAIEGVLPKLIASKGRLVGIGSASAYVPFARAEAYGSSKAAIHYLMKTLQISLAPHDVAVSLVVPGFVETPMTKQNDFPMPFLQTPEQASRAIRHGIENGDEVIEFPKKLTLPLKTLGTLPDMVWQQVSQKLNKK, encoded by the coding sequence ATGACTAATTCAAATAAAGCTGATTTCAATAAAAAGCTGCACATTGTCATCACTGGCGCGACCTCGGGCATTGGTAAGCAGCTCGCCCAAGATTATTTATCTGCAGATCATCATATTTATGCGGTCGGTCGTGACGATGAAGCGTTAAAAGAGCTAAAAGCGTTAGGTGCAACACCGATTGATTTGGACCTGATGGATCGTGACAAAGTGATTGAGGCTTTTGCCAAGATTGAGCATATTGATTTGGCGATATGCGGTGCGGGTGCTTGTGAGTATTTGGATATGCCAAACTTCGATAGCGAAGTATTTATGAAGGTTATGTCAATAAATATGGGTACATTATCACATGCCATTGAAGGCGTATTACCGAAGCTGATTGCCTCAAAAGGTCGCCTAGTCGGTATCGGTTCGGCCTCAGCCTATGTGCCGTTTGCGCGTGCTGAGGCTTATGGTAGCTCAAAGGCGGCGATTCATTATCTAATGAAAACCTTGCAGATCAGTTTAGCACCGCATGATGTCGCGGTCAGCTTAGTTGTGCCAGGGTTCGTTGAGACGCCGATGACTAAGCAAAATGATTTCCCAATGCCGTTTTTGCAGACCCCTGAACAGGCCAGTCGTGCTATACGTCATGGGATTGAAAATGGTGATGAAGTCATTGAATTTCCCAAAAAGCTTACCCTGCCGCTAAAAACGTTAGGCACGCTGCCTGATATGGTCTGGCAGCAGGTGAGCCAAAAGCTGAATAAAAAATAA
- a CDS encoding pyridoxal phosphate-dependent aminotransferase gives MSELQLSDRVNSIKPSPTLTISNKAAELKAAGKDIIGLGAGEPDFDTPQYVKQAAIDAINSGFTKYTAVDGTPGLKKAIIDKFKNDNDISYEPNEILVSVGGKQSFFNLCQAFINAGDEVIIPAPYWVSYPDMVIIAEGKPVIVKCPEDQDFKITPEQLEAAITEKTKMLVLNSPSNPTGMIYSLDELKALAEVLKKYPQVYVASDDMYEHIRWTGEKFYNILNAAPELKERAIILNGVSKAYAMTGWRIGYAGGPAKLIGAMKKVQGQSTSCPTSISQVAAEAAINGDQSVLDPMIEAFEKRCDLVVNGLNAIKGITCLRPDGAFYVYPNIKPLIKAAGLSSCTEFSEWLLEKVGVAVVPGDAFGLGGFMRISYATDEATLKDALQRIESAVAELDVAE, from the coding sequence ATGAGCGAACTGCAACTATCTGACCGCGTTAATAGTATCAAACCATCACCAACCCTAACGATCTCTAATAAAGCCGCAGAGCTAAAAGCAGCAGGCAAGGACATTATCGGTCTAGGCGCGGGCGAGCCTGATTTTGATACGCCGCAGTATGTAAAGCAAGCGGCAATCGACGCCATCAACAGTGGTTTTACCAAATACACGGCGGTCGATGGTACTCCAGGGCTCAAAAAAGCCATTATCGACAAATTTAAAAACGATAATGATATCAGCTATGAGCCAAATGAGATCTTAGTATCGGTAGGCGGTAAGCAGTCATTTTTCAACTTATGCCAAGCGTTTATCAATGCTGGCGATGAAGTTATAATTCCAGCACCATACTGGGTCAGCTATCCTGACATGGTCATTATTGCCGAAGGCAAGCCTGTCATCGTAAAATGCCCTGAAGATCAAGATTTTAAGATCACCCCTGAGCAGTTAGAAGCAGCGATCACTGAAAAAACCAAGATGCTCGTGCTTAACAGTCCTTCTAACCCAACGGGTATGATCTATAGCTTAGATGAGCTAAAAGCGCTAGCTGAGGTACTCAAAAAGTATCCGCAAGTTTATGTTGCCTCTGATGACATGTACGAGCACATTCGCTGGACAGGCGAGAAGTTTTACAACATCTTAAATGCCGCGCCTGAACTCAAAGAGCGCGCTATCATCCTAAATGGGGTCTCAAAAGCCTATGCGATGACAGGCTGGCGTATCGGTTATGCGGGTGGCCCTGCCAAACTGATTGGCGCGATGAAAAAGGTGCAAGGACAGTCGACCTCATGCCCAACTTCTATCAGCCAAGTAGCAGCAGAAGCCGCTATCAATGGCGATCAAAGCGTCCTTGATCCTATGATTGAGGCGTTTGAGAAACGTTGTGACTTAGTGGTAAATGGCCTAAATGCTATCAAAGGCATCACCTGCTTGCGTCCAGACGGTGCGTTCTATGTCTATCCTAATATCAAACCGCTGATAAAAGCTGCTGGCCTATCGTCTTGTACTGAGTTCTCAGAATGGCTACTTGAAAAAGTTGGCGTTGCTGTAGTGCCTGGCGATGCATTCGGTCTTGGCGGCTTTATGCGTATCTCCTACGCTACTGATGAAGCCACGCTAAAGGATGCCTTACAGCGTATTGAAAGCGCAGTTGCAGAATTAGATGTAGCTGAATAA